In Misgurnus anguillicaudatus chromosome 5, ASM2758022v2, whole genome shotgun sequence, a genomic segment contains:
- the LOC129413402 gene encoding taste receptor type 1 member 1-like: MLPSRIYSFLLGFINCAFLKVSCLSSEFTLDGDYLLGALFPVHEVVLAKPMIFPEAIKCKWQSFRTSGYQMFQVMRFAVEQINNSTTLLPNVSLGYEVFDHCSDSKNFPSVFSFISQNGSINPQEKLNNHQTKVIALTGPYGSTRALTIAPLVTMYYIPWVQYAATTSVLSDKLRYPTLIRTIPSNKDLVQMIIHIIQWFGWNWVAFIGGADDYSGDGLNLFYKYTKNTGICLAYQELLKIQGNFNQTLKNINMLNINVIVVFTVPLYAERIMKAAIANNIRDKVWISSQAWAMDQQLLIEPGIEKVGTIIGITERIMSLPGFDQFIYKTKATNKHNNGDVEVPNKICNQECREGAFVSAVDIINENPTSSFAIYAAIYSIAHALHKVLQCNINQCSKNTTVKPYMLLGELKKLNFPLNGRQVKYDVNGNPTISYAVVLWHTETNHSWIEMVGTYDTYPDTIFTINNTLMPWRNNTSVPFSNCSVECMEGYSRKHEGLHSCCFRCKKCPQNTYVDYSRDPYTCFPCAESEWSDEGSTTCKTRAVVYLHFTEIPSILVIFSAVCLIALLIFIFCLFAYNYNTPVVRSAGGNMCFLMLACLTMSSISVFFFFGQPTSVHCVLRNFIFTFFFTICLSCLTVRSFQIVCVFKMAAEFPKLHSLWVKHNGQWLFIMSSSFIHFISCVLWATVSPNDPVRDSITFNDQTMLICERRNTVTLSIVLFISWFLGFLCISFSYMGRDLPKSYNEAKSITFSLLMYYLSWIIYFTIYLSFKSKYVLLLNALAQISSIYGILFSYFIPKSYIMLFQPKKNTAAYFQTTIQNYTQTISRS; this comes from the exons ATGCTTCCGAGTCGTATTTACTCTTTCCTTTTGGGTTTTATAAATTGTGCCTTTTTAAAGGTTTCTTGCTTATCATCTGAGTTCACCTTGGATGGAGATTACCTATTGGGTGCCCTTTTTCCAGTACATGAAGTCGTATTGGCGAAACCCATGATCTTCCCGGAGGCCattaaatgtaaatg GCAAAGTTTCAGAACATCAGGCTATCAGATGTTTCAAGTAATGAGGTTTGCTGTTGAGCAGATTAATAACTCAACCACCTTGCTGCCCAATGTCTCTCTGGGTTATGAAGTTTTTGATCATTGTTCTGACTCTAAGAATTTCCCTTCAGTCTTCAGTTTTATCTCACAGAACGGATCAATAAATCCTCAAGAAAAACTAAACAACCATCAGACTAAAGTCATTGCTTTAACAGGACCATATGGAAGCACAAGAGCTCTTACTATCGCACCGCTTGTCACAATGTACTACATACCATGG GTTCAATATGCAGCCACAACTTCTGTGTTAAGTGATAAACTTCGCTATCCAACTTTAATCAGAACAATCCCCAGCAATAAAGACTTGGTACAGATGATTATTCACATCATACAGTGGTTTGGATGGAATTGGGTTGCCTTTATTGGAGGTGCAGACGATTACAGTGGAGATGGCCTAAACCTTTTTTACAAGTATACTAAGAATACTGGTATTTGTTTGGCCTATCAGGAGCTTCTTAAAATCCAGggaaacttcaatcaaacacttaaaaatatcaacatgctaaacattaatgtcattgtgGTTTTCACTGTGCCACTTTATGCAGAACGCATAATGAAAGCTGCTATAGCAAATAACATCAGAGACAAGGTTTGGATTTCTAGTCAAGCGTGGGCTATGGATCAGCAGCTTCTAATTGAGCCAGGAATTGAGAAGGTTGGAACAATTATTGGCATTACAGAGAGAATCATGTCATTGCCTGGATTTGATCAGTTCATTTATAAAACGAAAGCaactaataaacataataatggtGATGTTGAAGTCCCAAATAAGATATGCAATCAGGAATGTAGGGAAGGTGCATTTGTGTCCGCAGTGGACATTATAAATGAAAATCCCACATCCTCCTTTGCCATCTACGCTGCCATATATTCCATAGCTCATGCATTACATAAAGTTCTGCAGTGCAACATCAACCAATGCAGCAAAAATACAACAGTTAAGCCATATATG CTTCTAGGAGAACTGAAGAAGTTGAATTTTCCACTCAATGGCCGTcaggtgaaatatgatgttaatGGTAATCCAACCATCAGTTATGCCGTAGTGCTCTGGCACACGGAAACAAATCATTCATGGATTGAGATGGTGGGCACTTATGACACATATCCAGACACTATTTTTACCATCAATAACACTCTCATGCCCTGGCGTAACAATACCTCT GTTCCTTTCTCAAACTGCTCTGTTGAGTGTATGGAGGGATATTCGAGGAAACACGAGGGATTGCATAGTTGCTGTTTTCGGTGTAAAAAATGCCCACAAAATACTTATGTGGACTATTCTC GAGACCCTTACACCTGTTTTCCATGTGCAGAGAGTGAATGGTCTGATGAAGGCAGCACAACCTGTAAGACACGTGCTGTTGTTTATCTACACTTCACAGAAATCCCCTCCATTCTTGTCATATTTTCTGCTGTATGCCTCATTGCTCTGCTCATTTTCATCTTTTGTCTTTTTGCTTACAATTACAACACACCAGTGGTGAGATCTGCTGGCGGCAACATGTGTTTCCTAATGTTAGCGTGTTTAACAATGTCTAGCATAAGTGTGTTCTTTTTCTTTGGACAACCCACATCTGTACATTGTGTGTTGAgaaattttatatttacatttttcttcACTATCTGTCTCTCTTGTTTGACCGTTCGTTCCTTTCAAATCGTTTGTGTCTTCAAAATGGCTGCAGAGTTCCCTAAATTACACAGCTTGTGGGTAAAGCACAACGGCCAGTGGCTCTTCATTATGTCGTCttctttcattcatttcatttcatgtGTGTTATGGGCAACTGTCTCACCTAACGATCCTGTCAGAGATTCAATTACTTTTAATGACCAAACTATGCTCATTTGTGAAAGGAGAAACACTGTAACCCTCAGCATTGTTTTGTTCATAAGTTGGTTTCTTGGTTTCCTGTGCATCTCATTTTCTTACATGGGAAGAGATCTGCCAAAAAGTTACAATGAGGCCAAATCAATAACTTTCAGTCTGCTTATGTACTATCTGAGCTGGATTATATATTTCACAATATATCTCAGCTTCAAAAGCAAATACGTTCTGCTTTTGAATGCACTTGCCCAAATAAGCAGTATATATGGAATTCTCTTCAGCTATTTCATACCAAAATCTTACATCATGTTATTTCaaccaaagaaaaacactgctGCATACTTTCAAACAACTATTCAGAATTACACACAAACCATTAGTAGAAGTTGA